Proteins encoded in a region of the Manis javanica isolate MJ-LG chromosome 15, MJ_LKY, whole genome shotgun sequence genome:
- the ACSS1 gene encoding acetyl-coenzyme A synthetase 2-like, mitochondrial isoform X2, translating into MPAERPALPVNCLDQHVQKSPESIALIWERDEPGTEVRVTYRELLETTCRLANTLKRHGVRRGDRVAIYMPVSPLAVASMLACARIGAVHTVVFAGFSAESLAGRINDAKCKVVITFNQGLRGGRVVELKKVVDEAVKHCPTVRHVLVAHRTDSKVHMGDLDVPLEQEMAREDPVCAPESMGSEDMLFLLYTSGSTGTPKGLVHTQAGYLLYAALTHRLVFDYRPGDIFGCVADIGWITGHSYVVYGPLCNGATSVLFESTPVYPDAGRYWEMVQRLRISQFYGAPTAVRLLLKYGDSWVRKYDRSSLRTLGSVGEPINHEAWEWLHKVVGESRCTLVDTWWQTETGGICIAPRPSEEGAEILPGMAMRPFFGIIPVLMDEEGNVVEGCDVSGALCLSQAWPGMARTIYGDHQRFLDAYFRAYPGYYFTGDGALRTQGGYYQITGRMDDVINISGHRLGTAEIEDAMAAHPAVPETAVIGYPHDIKGEAAFAFIVLKDDAGDADVVMRELRATVASKIAKYAVPDQILVVKRLPKTRSGKVMRRLLKKIITGKAQDLGDTTTLEDPGVITEILSTYQKHRDKRAAAQ; encoded by the exons GGAGCTGCTGGAGACCACCTGCCGCCTGGCCAACACGCTGAAGAGGCATGGAGTGCGGCGAGGGGACCGTGTGGCCATCTACATGCCCGTTTCCCCGCTGGCCGTGGCCTCCATGCTGGCCTGTGCCAGGATCGGAGCCGTGCACACCGTGGTCTTTGCTGGCTTCAGTGCCGAGTCCTTGGCCGGGAGGATCAACGACG CCAAGTGCAAGGTGGTGATCACCTTCAACCAAGGACTGCGGGGAGGGCGCGTGGTGGAGCTGAAGAAGGTTGTGGACGAGGCTGTGAAGCACTGCCCGACTGTCCGGCACGTCCTGGTGGCTCACAGGACAGACAGCAAGGTCCACATGGGGGACCTGGACGTACCCCTGGAGCAG GAGATGGCCAGGGAGGACCCTGTTTGCGCCCCAGAGAGCATGGGCAGCGAGGACATGCTCTTCCTGCTCTACACCTCCGGGAGCACCGGGACGCCCAAGGGACTGGTGCACACCCAGGCGGGCTACCTGCTGTACGCGGCCCTGACGCACCGG CTCGTGTTTGATTACCGGCCAGGCGACATCTTTGGTTGTGTGGCCGACATTGGCTGGATCACAGGACACAGCTACGTGGTGTATGGACCCCTCTGCAATGGAGCGACCAGCGTCCTCTTTGAGAGCACCCCGGTCTACCCTGATGCTG GTCGGTACTGGGAGATGGTGCAGAGGTTACGAATCAGTCAGTTCTATGGCGCCCCGACCGCTGTCCGGCTGCTGCTGAAATACGGTGACTCCTGGGTGAGAAAGTACGACCGCTCCTCCCTGCGGACCCTGGGGTCAG TGGGAGAGCCAATCAACCACGAGGCCTGGGAGTGGCTCCACAAGGTGGTGGGGGAGAGCAGATGTACACTGGTGGACACCTGGTGGCAGACAG AAACAGGCGGCATCTGCATCGCGCCACGACCCTCCGAGGAGGGCGCAGAAATCCTCCCTGGCATGGCGATGCGGCCCTTCTTTGGCATCATCCCTGTCCTCATGGATGAGGAG GGAAATGTCGTGGAGGGCTGTGATGTCTCCGGGGCTCTGTGCCTCTCGCAGGCCTGGCCAGGAATGGCCCGGACCATCTACGGAGACCACCAGAGGTTCCTGGACGCCTACTTTAGGGCTTATCCAG GCTACTACTTCACTGGAGACGGCGCTCTCCGGACCCAGGGCGGCTATTACCAGATCACGGGGCGTATGGACGATGTCATCAACATCAGCGGCCACCGGCTGGGGACTGCGGAGATCGAGGATGCGATG GCTGCCCACCCGGCCGTGCCTGAGACCGCTGTCATCGGCTACCCCCATGACATCAAAGGCGAAG CTGCATTCGCCTTCATCGTGTTGAAAGATGACGCAGGTGACGCAGACGTGGTGATGAGAGAGCTCAGGGCCACAGTGGCCAGCAAGATCGCCAAGTACGCCGTGCCGGACCAGATCCTG GTAGTGAAACGTCTTCCAAAAACTCGGTCTGGGAAAGTCATGAGGAGGCTCCTGAAGAAGATAATCACAGGCAAAGCTCAGGATCTGGGGGACACCACCACTCTGGAGGACCCTGGCGTCATCACGGAGATACTGAGCACCTACCAGAAGCATCGGGACAAGCGGGCTGCCGCTCAGTGA